AGGCTCGGATGCTGATGCTTGCGGCAAACAACATCCTCTCTCCCGCCAGTGGTAAGCCTATCGTAGCTCCGACCCAGGACATGGTCTTGGGCATCTACTATCTTACCGACCTTCGGCCAGGTATGACAGGTGAAGGGCTGCTCTTCGACAGCTTTAACGACGTTTTGGTGGCATTGGATCATGGCATCGTTCACGTCAACGCCAAGATTCGTCTTCGATGGAATTCCCAGTGGGGCAACTGGGGCGATACCGAGCCTCAGTGGGGAGTCTCCTTCATTGACGAGAATCACAAATGGTTTGAGACCTCGCCAGGGCGGGTGCTGTTCAACAGCCATCTTCCTCAGGCACTCCGATTCCTGGATGGACAGCTTGGCAAAAAAGATCTGAGCAAGCTTCTTGATCTCGGCTATGATAGGGTCTCTCGTCAGGAGATGGTTCAAATATTAGATGCCATCAAGGTCCTGGGATACCATTGGGCCACCCTGAGCGGGATCAGTTTCTGTGTCACTGACGTGGTTATACCCGAGGAAAAAGGCGAAGTGGTTCGTCAAACTCTGGTGGAAGATGACCAGATTCGAGATCAGTACGAGATGGGAATTCTCACCGAGGACGAATATCTCTTGCAGAAGGAGACTCTCTGGTCCCATGCTGCGGGTGAGGTCGGCGACGCTATCCTGAGGCACATGGGAAGCGAGAATCCCATTCGAATGATGGTGGATTCGGGCTCTCGAGGAAGCCGGGGACAGCTTGCTCAGATGGCTGGTATCCGGGGGCTCATGGCCGACCCGACCGGTCGGATTATCGATTACCCTATCACGACCAACTTCCGGGAAGGCATGAACATGTTAGAGTATTTCATCTCCACTCACGGAGCTCGAAAAGGGTTGGCTGACACGGCCCTTCGAACGGCTAAGTCGGGGTATCTAACGCGACGGCTGGTGGATGTGGCTCAGGATGTCATCATTACCGAGAAGGATTGTGGGACTGATCGTGGCGTCAAGATCCAGCCTCTTGAGAGTGATGGCAAGACAGTGATCCCCATAGCGGAGCGTCTAGCTGGTAGAACCGCTCTGCATGACCTAGTTGATCCGGCAAGTGGACAGGTTTTGGTCCTTGCTGGGGAGATTATAACGCCTGAGTCCGCTCGAAAAATAGATCAAGCGGGCTTTCGTGAGGTCTGGGTTCGCAGCCCCATGACCTGTACGACCCGTCATGGCATTTGTCAGAGGTGCTACGGTATCGACCTGAGCACCCGATCCTTAGTGGACATCGGTGAGGCTGTAGGGGTTGTCGCCGCTCAGTCCATCGGTGAGCCTGGAACTCAGCTGACGATGAGAACCTTCCACACCGGTGGTGTTCGGATCACCGGTGAGGATATCACACAGGGGCTTCCCCGGATTGAACAACTATTTGAGGCCCGTCGCCCCAAGAAGGTAGCTGTTCTTGCTGGTTTGGACGGCAACGTTGTGGAGATCCGGGAAATGGAAGGGAAGAGAAAGGTCATTATCGTTTCTGACGACCCCGAAAACGAACAAAAGGTGATCCATACAATTCCGGCCAATCAAAACCTCTTGGTGGAAGAGGGCGATGCGGTTATTCGCTCCCAGAAGCTCACGGAAGGATACGTCGATCCTCAGCAACTTTTGGAGGTCATGGGGCAGGAAGAGGTTCAAAAATACCTGGTGGACAGCATTCAGGAGGTGTATCGCTCTCAGGGTGTGTCCATCAACAACAAACATATCGAGGTGATCCTTCGGAAAGTAGCCCCGGTCAACAGAGTGCGGGTCATGGACGAAGGGGATACGGCCTTGGTCGCAGGAGACCTGGTTTGGGCTGATGATGTGGAGCTTGAGGAAGCCGCTATCGCTGCGGAAAATGAGCGGAACATCGCTGAGGCCGTCGCCACTTTCTCAGGTTCTCTCTTCGATTCTGTAGTGGGTTCATCTAAGCTCGATAGCAGTAAATATAAGGGGCAGCCTCTGGATGAACCTCTTCTCCGATCCATTCTGGCGCCTGGAGCGTCGGCGAGTGAGATTCTGATTACCGATGAAGAGGGACTCCTGAAGATCATCGTTGGGGAGGCCTCGTTCAGGAAAGAGCTCAAGGGATTCGAGCTCATCGAACCTTTCGACGGAGAGGGAGGCAAGGTGGTGGAGGTTGCTCAGCCTCTGACTCTGGGGCAGCTATCAGTTATTACCTCCAGCGCTCCTCGTCCGATTTATGTCCGAGATGTTGAGGCAGTGGAGAAACTCGTAGATGCGGCGTATCTGGCCGAGGATGTGGTTGTGGACGATACGGTCCTCGTCGAGAGAGACCATCGAGTGACTGAGGATATCGCTGTTCTTCTCCGGACTCACGAGATCGCTGTTGTGAAAGTATGGCGGGGTGTGGAGCGAGTGTCTCTGGCTGACGCCATGCAGGAACGGCTTCTGTCAAGAATATGGGGTAAGCCGTTGAAACAGGCTATCGATGACCAAGGTAACGCCGTGACGAACAAGCCTCAACTTGTGGACGGAAGCGTGGTTCGGGGCCTTATAGAGGGAGGGCTCACCGCCATCTCCATAGGGGAGGAGATCGTCTCTCGAGAGGGTGTCTTAAAAGAAGTTATCGCTGATCGGTGTTACGGGAAAATCCTATTGGATTCCGTCGAATTTGATGGAGATGTTGTGGCCGAGGCCGGTCAGGAAGTCAATCAGGAGCTGGTGGAGGTCTTAGTTCATGCCGATCCAGAGGAGCTCGTTCTTCGGCCGTCTTCTTGCCCGAGCGACCTCCGTCATCTCATCTCTAGGGTGGCCTTCGTTCGAAAGCTTCGCCAGAGCCCAGAATGCCGAAAATTCATCCATGGAATCACCAAGGCCGCATTGGCGACGGAGAGTTTTTTGAGCGCAGCCTCGTTCCAGCAGACTGCCCAAGTATTGGCCGGCGCTGCTGTCCGATGTCAGCTCGACAGCTTGGTGGGGCTTAAAGAGAACGTTATTATTGGTCACCTTATCCCGGCAGGGACTGGTGTTGAGGATTTTCAGAAACTTTCGGTCACCGAAAAAAGATGCTAGCCTGCGTATATTTTTTCAAAACGCTATCGATTCGTCCTGAAGCTGGTTTCTTGACATTGCTCTGGGGCGTTGATATCATTACCCGGTGTCTATGCTCGGGGGGTGTGTCATGCCTGTGGGAGAACTTGCATCGGGACGGCGAATCGTCGGATTGAACCAGGTCCGACGGGCGTTGTTGCGAGAGGGGGTTCAGAAAGTCTTCCTCGCAGATGATGCCGATTCCCAGATCATCTCGGAGATCCTCCGTCTCGCCGAAGAGCGGGGCGTCCCCGTCGAGCGCGGATA
The genomic region above belongs to Dethiosulfovibrio peptidovorans and contains:
- the rpoC gene encoding DNA-directed RNA polymerase subunit beta', translated to MTRREIVGVRVRLASPGDIRALSAGEVKKPETINYRTLRPEKDGLFCERIFGPTKSFECACGKYKKSGPKFKGVICDRCGVEVTDNRVRRERMGHIELAAPVVHIWYLRGIPSRLSLLLGTATKMLEKVVYFAPIRKREPAFKVVMEGKRSDLARRGDVISESEVRLHDHYDTKFKAEEAYRVVSVDDIPLSEGDVISSSQMGRFKADYGDDVFSAEPAFLVEDCPEDGPLTQGDVISAQRRDDLLAAEIDFTVTRAKVGSHEGFLVTSVAKLPFAKGDVISTSEYVLFQERYPERFSAQLETIVVEDPCFLVVNGSESPFNEGDVILDREQYLCRHYDKRFRAGIGAEGVREMLDALDMNHLAQELREELSETTGQKRRKLVKRLQVVEDFRKGYCTPQSMVLEVLPVIPPDLRPMVQLDGGRFATSDLNDLYRRVINRNNRLKKLQELRAPEIIVRNEKRMLQESVDALIDNGRMGKAVLGAGNRPLKSLTDLLRGKKGRFRQNLLGKRVDYSGRSVITIGPNLKIYQCGLPKQMALELFKPFVIQRLVDMDIAPNVKSGKRMIERGREEIWGILEDIIRDHPVMLNRAPTLHRLGIQAFEPVLMEGKAIRLHPLVCTAFNADFDGDQMAVHVPLSVEAQAEARMLMLAANNILSPASGKPIVAPTQDMVLGIYYLTDLRPGMTGEGLLFDSFNDVLVALDHGIVHVNAKIRLRWNSQWGNWGDTEPQWGVSFIDENHKWFETSPGRVLFNSHLPQALRFLDGQLGKKDLSKLLDLGYDRVSRQEMVQILDAIKVLGYHWATLSGISFCVTDVVIPEEKGEVVRQTLVEDDQIRDQYEMGILTEDEYLLQKETLWSHAAGEVGDAILRHMGSENPIRMMVDSGSRGSRGQLAQMAGIRGLMADPTGRIIDYPITTNFREGMNMLEYFISTHGARKGLADTALRTAKSGYLTRRLVDVAQDVIITEKDCGTDRGVKIQPLESDGKTVIPIAERLAGRTALHDLVDPASGQVLVLAGEIITPESARKIDQAGFREVWVRSPMTCTTRHGICQRCYGIDLSTRSLVDIGEAVGVVAAQSIGEPGTQLTMRTFHTGGVRITGEDITQGLPRIEQLFEARRPKKVAVLAGLDGNVVEIREMEGKRKVIIVSDDPENEQKVIHTIPANQNLLVEEGDAVIRSQKLTEGYVDPQQLLEVMGQEEVQKYLVDSIQEVYRSQGVSINNKHIEVILRKVAPVNRVRVMDEGDTALVAGDLVWADDVELEEAAIAAENERNIAEAVATFSGSLFDSVVGSSKLDSSKYKGQPLDEPLLRSILAPGASASEILITDEEGLLKIIVGEASFRKELKGFELIEPFDGEGGKVVEVAQPLTLGQLSVITSSAPRPIYVRDVEAVEKLVDAAYLAEDVVVDDTVLVERDHRVTEDIAVLLRTHEIAVVKVWRGVERVSLADAMQERLLSRIWGKPLKQAIDDQGNAVTNKPQLVDGSVVRGLIEGGLTAISIGEEIVSREGVLKEVIADRCYGKILLDSVEFDGDVVAEAGQEVNQELVEVLVHADPEELVLRPSSCPSDLRHLISRVAFVRKLRQSPECRKFIHGITKAALATESFLSAASFQQTAQVLAGAAVRCQLDSLVGLKENVIIGHLIPAGTGVEDFQKLSVTEKRC
- a CDS encoding 50S ribosomal protein L7ae, whose amino-acid sequence is MLGGCVMPVGELASGRRIVGLNQVRRALLREGVQKVFLADDADSQIISEILRLAEERGVPVERGYSKAHLGRACAISRSAATAAVQREDRC